The Candidatus Brocadiaceae bacterium sequence GCGACTTCCGCGACGCGCTCGAAGCGGTGCTCAACTGCGGCGGCGACACCGACACGACGGGTTCCATCATCGGTGCGCTCACAGGGGCAGTCGTTGGCGAGCAAGGTATACCGGCGGAGTGGGTAGACGGCATCTGGGAGTGGCCCCGCACCACCCATGTGTTGCGCGAGATCGCGGACCGTCTGACGGAAGCAGACGCCGGCACCGACGCGTCGGCGCCCGTGCCTTACTTCTGGCCCGGCCTTGTGCCTAGGGGCCTCCTTTTTCTGATGGTCGTGCTGGCGCACGGGTTCCGCCGCCTGCTGCCGCCGTACTGAATGGTCGTCTTGCCGGGGAGATTGTCCGCAGCGGTCCCGAAGCGCGGGAACACACAGACGGGGACGACGTGGGGCGCCGGGTGCCGGGGCATGCGGCGGTGGCGGGCGTGGGGCAGATTGCGCAGGTGGAGAAGGTGAGCGGAGGCTCGGCGAGCCAGTACGTGCCGGCCTTCGACCAGGTGGGCACGACGTGGGAGTGTTCCGGTTCAGACGGAAATGGTCATCTCCCTGGGTCGCCGAACATACTAACCGGCGAGCCTGAGATGTCCATTTCCGTCTGAACCGGAACAACTCGCGTGTGACATGCCTGGGAAACCTGCCTGAGCCACGATTGGTGCACAGATTCTTGTGAGGAGCCCCCTTGCCGGCCACGGGGCCCAGCAGGGCATGGCACCGGCCGGCCTGCGTCGCGAGGCGGGTTCCACGAAGTGCACGCCCCCGCGAGTGCGTGCACTTGACGATTATGTTCGGATCGAACATAATCAAACACCATGGCAGGGAACGGGACGCACGCCGGAGCAGACTCAGGCAGGGGACCGCGCGCATGGGCATCAGCCTTGGACTGGTGGGACTCGGATCGTTCGGCTCGCAGTTCGCCGAGCTGTTCAAGCGGCACCCGCTCGTGGACCGCATGGCGCTGTGCGACGTGGAGCCGGAGCGGGTCAGGCGATTCGCCGACCGGGAGGACTGGCGCGACAAGTTCCGTCCGTCCGACGCCTACGCCGCGTTCGACGACATCTGCGTGAGCGACCTGGACGCGCTCGTCGTCATCACGCAGCCCTGGCTGCACGCGCCCCAGTGCCTGCAGGCCCTCGAGTCGGGGAAGCACGTCTACAGCGCCGTGCCCATCATCAGCGTGCCCGACGACGACGAGATACTCGATTGCTGCGACCGCCTGGTCAGTGCGGTGCAGCGCACGGGCCTGCACTACATGCTGGGCGAGACGACCTGCTACCGGCCGGCGACGATGTACTGCCGCCGGCGCGCGGCGGCGGGGGACTTCGGCCGATTCGTGCACTCCGACGCGCAGTACCTGCACGACGTGGACGACCGCGGCAGCAATCTGCGCGAGGTGCAGCGGCGCCGCACGACGGGCAAGGTCGGCTCCCTGTGGCTGGCCGAGGCGCAGCGCTACGCCGGCCGCGGCCTCGTGGGTGGGCCGATGCACTACCCCACGCACTCGTTCAGCGGGCCCATCCACGTCATGGGCGCCCGGGTGGCCAGGATCTGCGCGTGGGGGCAGCGCGACGAGACGGGCGACGACTACTTCGCGAACGCCTACATGAACGAGGTGGCCTTCTGCCGGATGAGCAATGGAGCCACCGCGCGCGTCGCCGAGTGCCGCAGGGTCGGCCACACGGGCGAGGAGACGTTTCGCATCTTCGGCACGGAGGGCTCCTTCCGCGAGGACCAGTGGGTCACGCGCGACGGCTGGACGGCGCTGACCGTCGACGACATGCGCGACGTGCTCCCGGACGAAGTGGTCGACGCCTTCCGAGGCGAGGACGGCTCCGGCACCTACGGCGGGCATGGCGGGTCGCATGCCTACCTCGTGCACGAGTTCGTCGATGCCGTCGCGCACGACCGCGTGCCGGCCGTCAACGTGTGGGAGGCCGTGCGCTACATGGCGGCCGGCGTCACGGCGCACAAGTCGGTCCTTGCCGACGGCGAGGTGCTGGACGTGCCCGACTGGGGCGACGCGCCGAAGTAGGCCCGTGAGAACGCAGGCGGAAGGCATGGCAAGAGGCTCGGCACAGACGGAGAAGCGACGGCGTGAGCTGGCGTCCCTGCTGTCCCGGAGCGAGACCATATCGACGGTCGAGATGGCCCGTCGCTTCGGCGTCAGCGAGATGACGATCCGCCGCGACCTGAAGGCACTGGAGGAGTCGGGCCTTGCCGTGCGGCGCTACGGCGGGGCGGCGCCTGCCCAGCGCATCACGTTCGAGTTCGCCTTCGACGGGCGCCGGCGTGCGCGCCTTGCCGAGAAGCGCCGCATCGGCGCCGAGGCCGCGCGGCGCGTCGAACCCGGGCAGACCGTCTTCCTCGACACGGGCACGACGACGCTGCAGGTCGCCAGGGCGCTGGCAGGGCGGGGCGTCCCGTGCACCGTCGTCACCAGCAGCCTCGTCATCGCGAGCACGCTCTGGGCCGACGACTGCGTCGAACTCGTGCTGGTGGGGGGCCGCGTACGGCGCGGCAGCCCGGACCTCGTGGGGCCCGGGACGGAGGTTATGCTCGAGAAGCTCACCGCCGACCTGGCCTTCATCGGCAGCGACGGTGTCGACCCCGACCGGGGCAGCTTCGCCGGCGATCTGGAGACGGCGCGCGTGGCCGAGAGGATGGCTGCCAACGCGGCGCGCGCCATCGTCGTCGCCGACGGCTCGAAGCTCGGACGCGCCGGCGGGGTGCGCTGCCTGCACGTGCGCGGGATGCACGCACTCATCACCGACCGCGCGGCCCCGGCGGAGATCGTCCAGCGGCTGCGACGGCGGGGGGTGGAAGTCACACTCGTTTAGGCTCTGTCTGAGAATCCGTAGCCGGCCGGAGCCAGAGGGATTCTCAGACAGAGCATAGGACGGATGCCCCTCGGGGCACTGGGAACAGGAAGGCACTGCATTGGAGACCACCGAACCGCTTGCGCCGGCGGGCATCCTGGGCGCCGGCGTTGTCACGGCCATGCGCCGGGCCCGCGACTTCCTGCGTGCGCGCAGCACGGCGGAGCTGCTGCCGCTGGTCGGCACAGTCCGTGCCGAACTCGCGCTCCAAGCGCCGGCCGCCGGCAGGAGCGCCTTCCCTCTCTCCTACGGCGGGGGCGGCACGTGCGCGCACGACCTGCTGGCGGGGCTGGGCATGTTCTACGTCTCAGAATCGGGCGAGGTGGTGCTCGATTGCACGAGTGGGCACTACCAGATGACGTGGGGCTACAATCACCCGGCTCTCACGTCGGCGCTGGATGCGGCGACCGAACTCGGCATCGTCTGGGACAACCACTCGAACATCCCTTCGATCCCGGTGAGGCATCTGGCCGACGCCCTGGCCGCGCTCGGGCGGGAGGCGGGGCTCGACCGCGTGCTGCTGGGCGTCTGCACGGGCAGCGTGGCCTGCGCGGCGGCGTTGAAGGTGATGCTCGCGCGCTACCGGGCCGACCACGCCCGATCGGCGCTCGGGCCGCCCGTCTTCATCGCACTCACCGGCAACTACCACGGCACCGACATCCTGGCGCAGACGCTGCGCGGCATGTGGCCGGGGCTCGTGAGCGGCGCCGAGACGGTGCAGTTGGAGCCCAACGACGAGGAGCAGCTCCGGGAGGCGTTCCGGCGCTTCGGGCGCCGCGTGGCCGGCTTCTGGGCGGAGCCGATCATGATGAACCGCGAGGCGATCGGCGTCCGACCGGACTACCTGCGGCTGGCGCGGGCGCTCTGCGACGAGTGCGGCGCCCTGATGGCCCTCGACGAGATCCAGACAGGCTTCTGGTACCCCGAGGTGCTCTATTTCCGCAGGGCGGACGTCGCGCCCGACATGGTCATCGTCGGCAAGGGCATGACGGCGGGGTTTCACCCGCTGTCGGCGATGCTCTTCCGGCACGAGCTGGACGTCCTCGAGCAGTACGACGCGATCAGCACCAACGGCAACGCGTCCCTGGCGGCGTTGCTCGCGCTCTGCAACCTCCGTATGATCGCGGACGACGCCCCGCGCATCGGCCGGCTGGCCCGCCGGCACCACGAATGCCTGTGCGCACTCGCCGCCGACTTCCCCGAGCTGATCGAGGGGGTCAACGGGGACGGGTTCCTGACCGGCATGCGGTTCCGGGCGCGCGACGACGCACTGGGCTTCCACAAGGCGGCCCTTGCGCGCGGGCTCTGGCTGCGGGCGCACGCCTACCACCCGGGCCATCGGACGGTGCTGATGAAGTACCCGCTCGTGATCGAGGACGCGGTGATCGATTTCGTGCTGGCGCAACTGCGGGACCTCTGCAGTGCGATGCCCTGGCGGTAGCGTGGGCGGACCGATTTCCGGGAGAGATGGCACATGGACGCACTCGGCGTCGGCATGCTGGGCTTCGGCTTCATGGGCAGGACGCACGTCTATGCGCACAGGACGGTGCCCCTGTACTACGACCCTCCGCCCGCGCGCACGGCGCTGCGCGTCGTGTGCACGTCCCGCCCGGAGACCGCCCGGGCCGCCCGGGAGGCCGGGGGCTTCGCCCGGTGGACGACCGATCCGCTGGAGGTGATCGCGGCCGACGACGTGGACATCGTGCACGTCTGCACGCCGAACTGCGAGCACTTCGAGGCGCTGGCGGCGGCGATCCGCGCCGGCAAGCACATCTACGTGGACAAGCCGGTTACCGCCAACCTGGACGAAGCCGACCGCCTGGAGGCAATGCTGCCAGGCTACGCCGGCACGGCGCAGGTGGTGCTCCAGAACCGCTTCCTCCCGGCGACGCTCCGCGCGCGGCAGTTGGTGGAGGAGGGCGCGCTCGGGCCGGTGACGCACTTCCGTGCGTCCTATCTCCACGGCGGGAGCGTCGATCCGGAGAGGCCCGTGAACTGGAAGTCCACGGCGGCCGCCGGGGGCGGCGTCATCCGCGACCTCGGTCCGCACATCCTCGACCTGCTCGGCTGGCTGATCGGCCCCTTCGACGCCGTACAGTGCGTCAGCCGCATCTGGGCGGCCGAGCGGCCGGACCTCGACCGCACCGGCGAGTCCATGAGGATCGACGTCGAGGACGCCGCCGCCATGCTGCTCCGCCGCGCCGATGGGGCTTTCGGCATGGTGGACGTGAGCAAGATCGCCACGGGCACGGAGGACGAGCTGCGCTTCGAGATCCATGGCCGACACGGGGCGATCCGTTTCGACCTCATGCAGCCGAACTACCTGGAGTTCTACGACGGGCGCCTGGCGGGCGGCGACTTCGGCGGCCGGCAGGGCTGGCAGCGCATCGCGACGGTGCAGAAGTACCCGGCGCCGGGCGGCAGGTTCCTGCCTCCGAAGCTCTCCATCGGCTGGGTGCGCGGCCACGTACACTGCCTCTACTGCTTCCTGAAGGCGATCACCGAGGGCACTGACGCGCACCCGTCGCTCGCCGAGGGCCTCGCCGTGCAGCGTATGCTGGAGGCGGCGCGCGAGTCGGCGCGGTGCGGTGAGTGGGTCAGGCCGGCGACTCCGTAGCGAAGAGGATGACATCATGGCGGTGAGCACGCTGCGCCCGAAGGTGGGCCTGCTGGGACTGACGCTGGAGCTGTACGAGCAGACGGCGCCGCGGCTGCGGCCCGGACGCGAGGCATGGGTGCGGCGGGCCGTGCTGCCGGCGCTCGGGAAGGTGGCCGACGTGGAGTTCGTGGGCGCCGCCTTCCGGCGAGAGGACGTGCAGGCGCAGGTCGAGCGCTTCGAGGCCGAGGGCTGCGACGCCGTGCTCGTCATGCTGCTGACCTACTCGCCGAGCCAGATCGCGCTGCCCGTGCTGCGGCGTACCCGCCTGCCCATCGTGGTGTGGAACACGCAGGAACTGCGAGCGATCGACGCCGACTTCAGCGGCGCCCGGATGGTGGAGAACCACGGCGTGCATGGCACGCAGGACCTGGCGAACGTCCTGCTGCGCAGCGGCGTGCGCTTCCGGTACGTCACCTCGCACCTGGACGATCCGGACGCCCTGGGCGAGTTGACCGACTTCTTCATGGCGGCAGCGGCGACCGGGCGGCTGAGCCGTGCACGCCTGGGCATCCTGGGTTACCCGTTCCCGGGCATGGGCGACTTCGCGCTCGACACCACGCACATGGCCGCCACGCTCGGCTGCGAGTGGACGGCGATGCCCATGGAGGAGTACGTGCAGCGGGCCGCCGGGGCGCCCCCGGAGGCCGTGGCGCGCCTGGTGGCGGAGTACCGGGCGACGTATGAGGTCGACCCCGCGGTGGCCGATGCCGATCTGGAGGCGACGGCGCGTGTCGAACTTGCCCTGCGCGGCATGGTGGGGGAGCGGCGACTCGACGCGTTCACGTACCAGTTCATGGCCTTCGGCGAGGACGAGCGCACTCCGACCGTTCCGTTCGTGGCGGCCAGCCGGCTCATGGGCGAGGGCGTCGGATTCGGCGGCGAAGGCGACCTGATCGCCGCCGCCGGCTCGGCGCTGTTGAACTGGCTCTCCCCGCCTGCGAGTTTCGCCGAGATGTTCACGGTCGACTTCGAGGGCAACGCCGTTCTCCTGAGCCACATGGGCGAGGCCAACGTGGCGATGGCGCGCTCGGACCGCCGCATCCGCCTGGCAGCGCGCACGAGGCAGATCACCCGCACCCGCTGCGGGCAGCTTGTGCTGGCCACCGTCTTCGAGCCCGGGCCGGCGACTCTTTTCGCGCTGACGCTCGGCCGGGGCGGGCGTTGGCGGATGATCGCCTCGCCGGTGACGGGCGAGGACTTCGGTCCGCTGGCCTCCCTGACGGAGCCCCACTGCAAGCTGTCACCAGGCGGCGACGTGCGCGAGTTCCTGACGGCGTACGCGAAGGCCGGTGGCCCGCACCACTGTGCGCTCTGCTTCGGCGACGCGCGGCGGCGCATCGGGGACGCAGCCGAGTTGGTCGGCGCCGACTACCGTGAGGTGTAGCCCATGCTGCTGGGGCTCGACCTGGGCACAACGAACGTGAAGGCCGTGCTGGTGCGGCCGGGGGAGGGGATCGTCGCCCGCGGGTCCGCGCCGGTGGCGCTCCGGCACGTCGGTAAGGCCGGCGTCGAGCAGGACATGGACGACGTCTGGTCGGCAGTGCTCGCCGCGGTTGCCGAGGCAGGGCGACAGGCCAGTCTGTCGAGCGTGCAGGCCGTGGGCGTGTCCAGCCAGGGCGGGGCCCTCCAGGTGCTCGACGCGGACGGGCAGCCGGACGGGCCCGTGGTGAGCTGGCTCGACGGCCGCGCGCGGCAGGTCCAGGAGCGCGTCACGCGCGAGCTGGGCAGCGACTGGCTCTGCGCGCACACGGGCCACGGTCGCCTCGGCCTCGTGCCGGGACACTTGCTGCGCCTGCGCGAAGAGGGAGCGGCGCTCGGTGGGAACGTCGCGTTCGTCGGCGACGTCATCGTCGGGCGGCTCTGCGGACGGCGCGCGCACGATGCCACGTCGCTCTCGATCGCGGGGTTGCTCAATCCCGGCCTTGGACGCGCCGACGCCGATCTGCTGGCGCGCCTGGGCATCGGCGAGCACCGGCTGCCCGACCTGCTGCCCGCGCACGTTGCCGCCGGGCGCGTCAGTGCCGAAGGGGCGCGGCAGACGGGGCTGCCGGCGGGCATCCCGGTCTCGCCCGCCGTGCACGACCAGTATGCGGCGTCGCTCGGGGCGGGCGCCGTGCGTGCGGGAGACGTGATGCTCGGGGCAGGCACCGCCTGGGTGCTGCTCGCCCTTGCGGCGGAGGCCCCGGGGGCACTCGTGCCCGTGATCGTCCAGGCGTTCGCCTGCCCGCATCCGGTCGCGGGCCTCTGCGCGCAGATGCTGTCGATGGTCAACGGCGGCTCGGCGTTCCACTGGGCCGTCCGGACGCTGGGGCTGGAGGGACGGCCCGCGTCCGAACTCGACCGGATGATGGACTCGGTACCCGCGGGCTGCGACGGCGTGCGGTTTCGTCCTCTGCTCGTGCCCGGCGGCGCGGCCGGGCTCCCTGCCGGCATGCCGGGGCAGCTCGACGGGCTGCGGCTCGCGCACACTCCCGCCCACATCCTCCGTGCGGTGATCGAGGGGCTCGCGCTGGAGCTGACGCGCCACCTGCGGTTCCTCACAGGGGGGGGCATCGTTGTCGATCGGCTCGCCCTGTGCGGGGGCGCGGCGGGCAGCAGCGTCACACCGCAGATCCTCGCCGACGCCACGGGCGTGCCCGTGGCCTGCGTGACGGAGA is a genomic window containing:
- a CDS encoding FGGY-family carbohydrate kinase is translated as MLLGLDLGTTNVKAVLVRPGEGIVARGSAPVALRHVGKAGVEQDMDDVWSAVLAAVAEAGRQASLSSVQAVGVSSQGGALQVLDADGQPDGPVVSWLDGRARQVQERVTRELGSDWLCAHTGHGRLGLVPGHLLRLREEGAALGGNVAFVGDVIVGRLCGRRAHDATSLSIAGLLNPGLGRADADLLARLGIGEHRLPDLLPAHVAAGRVSAEGARQTGLPAGIPVSPAVHDQYAASLGAGAVRAGDVMLGAGTAWVLLALAAEAPGALVPVIVQAFACPHPVAGLCAQMLSMVNGGSAFHWAVRTLGLEGRPASELDRMMDSVPAGCDGVRFRPLLVPGGAAGLPAGMPGQLDGLRLAHTPAHILRAVIEGLALELTRHLRFLTGGGIVVDRLALCGGAAGSSVTPQILADATGVPVACVTETAVSALGAAVPARAIVEGTADLQRLADECAPAARLVRPGPHEPVYRAMSERYAASLPHVGTEAH
- a CDS encoding aminotransferase class III-fold pyridoxal phosphate-dependent enzyme, producing METTEPLAPAGILGAGVVTAMRRARDFLRARSTAELLPLVGTVRAELALQAPAAGRSAFPLSYGGGGTCAHDLLAGLGMFYVSESGEVVLDCTSGHYQMTWGYNHPALTSALDAATELGIVWDNHSNIPSIPVRHLADALAALGREAGLDRVLLGVCTGSVACAAALKVMLARYRADHARSALGPPVFIALTGNYHGTDILAQTLRGMWPGLVSGAETVQLEPNDEEQLREAFRRFGRRVAGFWAEPIMMNREAIGVRPDYLRLARALCDECGALMALDEIQTGFWYPEVLYFRRADVAPDMVIVGKGMTAGFHPLSAMLFRHELDVLEQYDAISTNGNASLAALLALCNLRMIADDAPRIGRLARRHHECLCALAADFPELIEGVNGDGFLTGMRFRARDDALGFHKAALARGLWLRAHAYHPGHRTVLMKYPLVIEDAVIDFVLAQLRDLCSAMPWR
- a CDS encoding Gfo/Idh/MocA family oxidoreductase gives rise to the protein MDALGVGMLGFGFMGRTHVYAHRTVPLYYDPPPARTALRVVCTSRPETARAAREAGGFARWTTDPLEVIAADDVDIVHVCTPNCEHFEALAAAIRAGKHIYVDKPVTANLDEADRLEAMLPGYAGTAQVVLQNRFLPATLRARQLVEEGALGPVTHFRASYLHGGSVDPERPVNWKSTAAAGGGVIRDLGPHILDLLGWLIGPFDAVQCVSRIWAAERPDLDRTGESMRIDVEDAAAMLLRRADGAFGMVDVSKIATGTEDELRFEIHGRHGAIRFDLMQPNYLEFYDGRLAGGDFGGRQGWQRIATVQKYPAPGGRFLPPKLSIGWVRGHVHCLYCFLKAITEGTDAHPSLAEGLAVQRMLEAARESARCGEWVRPATP
- a CDS encoding Gfo/Idh/MocA family oxidoreductase codes for the protein MGISLGLVGLGSFGSQFAELFKRHPLVDRMALCDVEPERVRRFADREDWRDKFRPSDAYAAFDDICVSDLDALVVITQPWLHAPQCLQALESGKHVYSAVPIISVPDDDEILDCCDRLVSAVQRTGLHYMLGETTCYRPATMYCRRRAAAGDFGRFVHSDAQYLHDVDDRGSNLREVQRRRTTGKVGSLWLAEAQRYAGRGLVGGPMHYPTHSFSGPIHVMGARVARICAWGQRDETGDDYFANAYMNEVAFCRMSNGATARVAECRRVGHTGEETFRIFGTEGSFREDQWVTRDGWTALTVDDMRDVLPDEVVDAFRGEDGSGTYGGHGGSHAYLVHEFVDAVAHDRVPAVNVWEAVRYMAAGVTAHKSVLADGEVLDVPDWGDAPK
- a CDS encoding DeoR/GlpR transcriptional regulator: MARGSAQTEKRRRELASLLSRSETISTVEMARRFGVSEMTIRRDLKALEESGLAVRRYGGAAPAQRITFEFAFDGRRRARLAEKRRIGAEAARRVEPGQTVFLDTGTTTLQVARALAGRGVPCTVVTSSLVIASTLWADDCVELVLVGGRVRRGSPDLVGPGTEVMLEKLTADLAFIGSDGVDPDRGSFAGDLETARVAERMAANAARAIVVADGSKLGRAGGVRCLHVRGMHALITDRAAPAEIVQRLRRRGVEVTLV